The window AGGAGACGGATATGGCCGGCGTCTACGTCACAGCGTCCGTTGGACGGGATGTGGACTAGTCTCGTTGATTGGGCGGCATCCTGCCGTCTCGTTGGTGGTTAGTTCGCAGGACGGTGTGTGAGCACCCACCACCCTACCCCGTGCAGGGAGTGGATGGGTGGCAAAATCGGTGATTTTGCTGGCGTTGTGGTTTCTCCGGTACGCTCAGTGCTCAGGATACCATTTCTTATCAGCACCACCGACAGCACAGACGTTTTGTGAGAGACCGATGGCGAATACCTCAGAATGTGGCACGAACCGCGCGACACAGACAGAGGGTGTATGCAGCAGTTGGGGGGAGACAATTCTGGCCAACCATCACGACATACCCGTGAAACTCGAAGGTCAGCGTTCCGATAGTGTTTCGAAACAGTGTGTTGAGGGCGTCTGGGGGACCGCCTGGAAAAGCGAATACTGGAGGTCCTCGCTACTCTCGCCTTCACGGGCCGCGACGGCCTCGACGACCGCATACTCACCGACCCGCTCGTCTCCATGACTCTCACCAGCGGTTCACAGTTCTTCAAACTCTCACTCCACGCAACCCCCGAATCCATCGAGTGCATTGCCGGCCACCTCGGACGTCAGGGCCAGGTGCCGGGGAGCGCATCCGGGTGCGCTGTGAGGAGCTCGAGGGCCGGTTCGATGGCTTCGAAGTCCTGCCCCCGACGAATCGTATCGGTGGTTTGGTCCCACTCGAGATATCCTTCGGCCTCGAGCTTGGGCAGATGGACGTGATGGAGTCCGATGCGGATTCGTTCTTCTTCCCTTCCACCCTCCCGTGACCCGAGACAGACCTGCGTGACTGCATCGACGGTTCGTGGATTCGAGGCGGCGAGCAGAACCAAGATTTGCCGGCGATAGTGGTGACTGAGAAGAGCGAACAGTTGGTCGAGTGACTCACGGTCCGAACGTGCGGTATGAGGTTCCCCAGACATGTTTGAGGTCATGGTCAGATTCCAGAACGGGTGTGGTACCCCCCTGATTCACTCGTGGCAAGAGAAGAAAGGAATAACAATGATATAATCGTTGCCCCAATTGCAGATTTCAACAATTCTATCCAGCAAATTCGCACATTTGAATGACAACAATGCGAATTCCACAATTGTATAATTGTAATGTTACGTTTAATCGGAAATAAAATCGGGCGTCTGGAATTCGAATTCTGCCCAGGGCCGGACGTGGTGACTCGTGATAATCTCCGAGGAGAGCACCTCGAGTTCCATCGATGCGAGCTTGTTTGTGATGGTCGTAAGGTTACGGGTGTCAGTCGCGACGGTCTCGATGTAAAGATTGCGCGTGCTGGTGAGCATCTCTCGGACGTCGATGACCCCCTGTACCTCGATAGCGGCGGCGGCCAGCTTTTCGCGTTCCATCGGGTTGGCGTTGCAGACGAACAGTACGTGGAGCGGGAAGTTCGCGAGTTCGTAGTCGATTTTGGGGTAGTAGCCCTCTATAATTCCGACCTGTTCGAGTTTCTCGATTCGATTGCGGACGGTGCTGGCGGAAACCTCTACCTCCTCGGCTATCTCTGCGGTGGTGGTATTTCGGGCGTCGCGCTGCAGCGCGTAGAGGATGCCGTGGTCGATGTTGTCGAGTGAGAAATTGCTCACACCCCCACGAGGGGCTCAATAACTATAATCCTCAGCCGGGGTAGTAAGCTGAGCACGGAACGATTCGAAGGTGCTCAGTACGTGCGCTGAGTTCAGCACGACTTCAATATAATGTCACAAATTGGGGAGTTCTACACAGCTGCTTCAGACTATTCCGCAGGATGTCGCATACAGCGTCTGTCTCGGTCGTAGTAGTCCTCAACGCGCAACACGTGCTCCGCACTCTTCGGGTCGTCTACACCGTCGTTGACGAAGTGGCGAGCCACCGCCGCCGTTCGGGGCGTGCTCTTCACCGTCGCGGTCGATGATGGTTCTCGTAGAAACGGACTGAAGGGATTTGAACCTCAGTCGCTCACTGCGTTCGCTCCTTGGTTCAAATCCTCCTCTGTTCATATTACACTCGCTCACGAGTGGCGAGCACACGAGGTGCTCGCCGTGTGGTTCGCGGTAGAAAGTATGGGGCCGGAGGGATTTGAACCCCCGATCGACTGATATCTCCGGTGGGCACCTCGGAACTCCAGAGGGTCGTCAACACGACCGATGATCAGTCGGCCGCTCAGTATATCAGCTGGAGTGTCGTCCCGGGCGCCAAGCCTCTGGAGTCAGTCGCCATGCCGGGCTTGGCCACAGCCCCGATTCGCTCTATCTGCACTCTCTCGTATGGCGATTTTTCTTAAAGGGGTTTCGATTCTACTCGTCCCGGTCGTCGTCCGCCCAGTCGCACTCTTGGCACTTGTAGGCGGTCACGAACTCGGTGACGCTCGGCATGTAGCCGACCTGAATGACGTTCTCTCCACACTCTGGACAGTCGAAATCGGCGTCTTCGATAGCCTCGGCCTCCATCGGGCGTTCGCCTTCGACGAGTTCGGCGAGCGTCTCTGGAGTGACCATCCGACCTTGCACGACGCGGTTGCTCATACTCCGACGAATCGTCCCGAGGGACGTAAGCCCATCGTCAGCGACAG is drawn from Haloferax litoreum and contains these coding sequences:
- a CDS encoding Lrp/AsnC family transcriptional regulator; translation: MSNFSLDNIDHGILYALQRDARNTTTAEIAEEVEVSASTVRNRIEKLEQVGIIEGYYPKIDYELANFPLHVLFVCNANPMEREKLAAAAIEVQGVIDVREMLTSTRNLYIETVATDTRNLTTITNKLASMELEVLSSEIITSHHVRPWAEFEFQTPDFISD
- a CDS encoding DUF5795 family protein — translated: MSNRVVQGRMVTPETLAELVEGERPMEAEAIEDADFDCPECGENVIQVGYMPSVTEFVTAYKCQECDWADDDRDE
- a CDS encoding DUF7344 domain-containing protein, with translation MTSNMSGEPHTARSDRESLDQLFALLSHHYRRQILVLLAASNPRTVDAVTQVCLGSREGGREEERIRIGLHHVHLPKLEAEGYLEWDQTTDTIRRGQDFEAIEPALELLTAHPDALPGTWP